The Macaca thibetana thibetana isolate TM-01 chromosome 19, ASM2454274v1, whole genome shotgun sequence genome has a segment encoding these proteins:
- the MRPS12 gene encoding 28S ribosomal protein S12, mitochondrial, whose product MSWSGLLRGLNTSLTCGPALVPRLWATCSMATLNQMHRLGPPKRPPRKLGPTEGRPQLKGVVLSTFTLKPKKPNSANRKCCRVRLSTGREAVCFIPGEGHNLQEHHVVLVEGGRTQDLPGVKLTVVRGKYDCGHVQKKK is encoded by the exons ATGTCCTGGTCTGGCCTTCTCCGTGGCCTCAACACGTCCCTAACTTGTG gcccagctctggTTCCCCGGCTCTGGGCCACCTGCTCCATGGCTACCCTGAACCAGATGCACCGCCTGGGGCCTCCCAAGCGGCCGCCTCGGAAGCTGGGCCCCACGGAAGGCCGGCCGCAGCTAAAGGGTGTGGTCCTGTCCACGTTCACCCTCAAGCCCAAGAAGCCTAACTCGGCCAATCGCAAGTGTTGTCGAGTACGGCTCAGCACGGGCCGCGAGGCCGTCTGCTTCATCCCCGGGGAGGGTCACAATCTGCAGGAGCACCACGTTGTCCTTGTGGAGGGCGGCCGCACCCAGGACCTGCCAGGCGTCAAGCTCACCGTTGTGCGTGGCAAGTACGACTGTGGCCACGTGCAGAAGAAGAAGTGA
- the FBXO17 gene encoding F-box only protein 17, producing MGARLSRRRLPADPSLALDALPPELLVQVLSHVPPRALVTRCRPVCRAWRDIVDGPTVWLLQLARDRSAEGRALYAVAQRCLPSNEDKEEFPLCALARYCLRAPFRRNLIFNSCGEQGFRGWEVEHGGNGWAIEKNLTPVPGAPSQTCFVTSFEWCSKRQLVDLVMEGVWQELLDSAQIEICVADWWGARENCGCVYQLRVRLLDVYEKEVVKFSASPDPVLQWTERGCRQVSHVFTNFGKGIRYVSFEQYGRDVSSWVGHYGALVTHSSVRVRIRLS from the exons ATGGGCGCCCGGCTCTCGCGGCGACGGCTGCCGGCGGACCCGTCCCTGGCCCTGGACGCGCTGCCCCCGGAGCTGCTGGTGCAGGTTCTGAGCCACGTGCCTCCACGCGCCTTGGTCACGCGATGCCGTCCAGTGTGCCGCGCCTGGCGCGACATAGTGGACGGGCCCACCGTGTGGCTGCTGCAGCTGGCCCGCGACCGCAGCGCTGAGGGCCGCGCACTCTATGCAGTGGCCCAACGCTGCCTGCCCAGCAACGAAGACAAGGAGGAGTTCCCGCTGTGTGCCCTGGCGCGCTACTGTCTGCGCGCGCCCTTCCGCCGCAACCTCATCTTCAACTCCTGCGGAGAGC AGGGCTtcagaggctgggaggtggagcaCGGCGGGAACGGCTGGGCCATAGAAAAGAACCTAACACCGGTACCCGGAGCGCCTTCACAGACCTGCTTCGTGACCTCTTTCGA ATGGTGCTCCAAGAGGCAGCTTGTGGACCTGGTGATGGAAGGTGTGTGGCAGGAGCTACTGGACAGCGCCCAGATTGAGATCTGTGTGGCTGACTG GTGGGGTGCTCGAGAGAACTGCGGCTGCGTCTACCAGCTCCGGGTCCGCCTTCTGGACGTGTATGAAAAGGAAGTGGTCAAGTTCTCAGCCTCACCTGACCCGGTCCTTCAGTGGACTGAGAGGGGCTGCCGACAG GTCTCCCACGTCTTCACCAACTTTGGCAAGGGCATCCGCTACGTATCTTTTGAGCAGTACGGGAGAGACGTGAGTTCCTGGGTGGGGCACTACGGTGCCCTTGTGACCCACTCCAGCGTGAGGGTCAGGATCCGTCTGTCCTAG